Proteins from a single region of Segatella copri:
- a CDS encoding helix-turn-helix domain-containing protein, with translation MEVVTMEKKAFDLMMARYDALVKKVELLKHKANGKRLNKWLTGHEVCQQLRISQRTLQKLRDRRLLGHTQIGRQFYYCPEEVKAIVPLIARIKSV, from the coding sequence ATGGAAGTAGTAACAATGGAAAAGAAGGCATTCGACTTGATGATGGCAAGATACGATGCCTTGGTAAAGAAAGTGGAGTTGCTGAAGCATAAGGCTAACGGCAAGCGGCTGAACAAATGGCTTACAGGTCATGAGGTCTGCCAGCAACTTCGCATCAGCCAGCGCACCTTACAAAAACTTCGTGACCGCCGTTTATTGGGGCATACCCAGATAGGTCGCCAATTCTATTACTGTCCCGAAGAGGTCAAAGCCATCGTTCCGCTTATCGCCAGAATCAAATCGGTATAG
- a CDS encoding helix-turn-helix domain-containing protein: MEVITMESPAFKMLTEQIADVAKLVALIYSNARENTKRRSMELVLTSSDAARILGISKRTLQRLRSTNSIEYFMVRGQCRYSINAVQKLIEERTIAKET; this comes from the coding sequence ATGGAAGTAATAACAATGGAAAGTCCAGCCTTTAAGATGCTGACAGAACAGATTGCCGACGTGGCAAAGTTGGTAGCTCTCATATATTCCAATGCGAGAGAAAATACCAAAAGAAGAAGCATGGAACTTGTGCTGACAAGCAGTGATGCAGCAAGAATACTTGGGATAAGCAAGCGAACCCTGCAGCGCTTGCGCTCTACCAACAGCATCGAGTACTTCATGGTGCGCGGACAATGCAGATATAGCATCAACGCTGTACAGAAATTGATTGAGGAACGAACCATTGCCAAGGAGACATGA
- a CDS encoding helix-turn-helix domain-containing protein: MSMEDGTLRRLELYLHDLHKKIDGIYDMLMLRHERSGEDKGCSGINEKLLDNQDLCLLFQISPRSLQRYRSLGVLPYKRLGQKTYYTEEDVKQFIKNNVKDFNQENVEHYMTRIHQKFK; encoded by the coding sequence ATGAGTATGGAAGATGGAACATTGAGACGATTGGAATTATATCTGCATGATCTGCACAAGAAAATTGACGGCATCTATGACATGCTGATGTTGAGACATGAGCGAAGCGGAGAGGACAAGGGATGCTCTGGCATCAACGAGAAATTGCTCGACAACCAGGATCTCTGTCTTTTGTTTCAAATTTCTCCCCGTTCCCTGCAACGCTACCGCAGTCTGGGAGTGCTTCCCTACAAGCGGCTGGGACAGAAGACCTACTACACGGAGGAAGACGTGAAGCAATTTATCAAGAACAACGTGAAGGATTTCAATCAGGAGAATGTAGAGCATTATATGACTCGCATTCACCAAAAATTCAAATAA